The Diabrotica undecimpunctata isolate CICGRU unplaced genomic scaffold, icDiaUnde3 ctg00002821.1, whole genome shotgun sequence genome contains the following window.
cgcgctatctcagagtcagtgTACGACCATCTCCCAGCAGTCCATCCATAAGTTTAAGAACTATTTTATTGGCTACGGGTATACCTATACTTTTATCTAATCCACAATAAATCTTTATATGGTACATATTATAGCCACCCTTTAGACAtaacttaaaaattttgaatccaAATTTGTGTTTTTCCCCTTTATATTATAGACAAAATGATATTCGTCCTCGAAAAGGAATCATGCTTTCGTCAATACATACGTTTTCACCGGGTTTTGTGcacattttgaaatttttattttgaatatcaagTAGAGGTTAAACTTAGTTTGCTTTTTCATGGAGGACACATTTCATTATTGAAGAAATACCACATTTGTAGTAGTAATTCAAAATGATTTCTGCtgataacaatttttttttatagagcAAAGATCGTTTCCAATAATCTTTTAGGGTTGTTTTTCCATCGAGTCCCATCCAGGGGAtgacttctaaattttttttcatttctgcCAAAAATACAGTTGGAGTTTATTCTTGATTTTGGACCAATGGTTTCGTTCgtcttttttctaaaattttttgatCAACATAAATATTTGCCTGAAAAATCATTAGTTCAAATATCTCATCAGTTACGAATTGTTAAAATGAGTCTAATTCACTTTTACCTTGAAGTTGAATGGTTATTTCATCAGGAACTTCTACATGTTCATTGaagtcaaaatttttaaaattgctaATAATTGGTCACCACATTTTTTCAGGAATATTGACATTTGAATTCGGGGAACATGCATCATTTCTACTTGATGCAACtttttgttttttcacttaaAGAACTTCTTCCTCTGATTGAAAATCGGAATTTTCGTTATAATCGTGATCATCATCAGAAGTTCTTTATCACTCATGTCAGTTATGTCAATCTGTTCTTCATGTCAAACATTCTTCCATCAATTCTCTCAGTCTTGCCTTTCTGCTTCCTCACGTTTGTAAGACATATCTTTTAGAACAAATACTGCTACTTCGCACTCAAAAAGACACTGTTCAAAACAGACTCTGAACGCAAATTACAACAATACGCTGCTAGTGTGTAGAAGTCTAGCCGTCCTGCTGCGGTATGCATATTATCTATACGCAGGCGTAGTGTTATATATTTTAATCAGGGGCCGCGTGTATTGCTTTTATTCACACGTTTAATTGGCTTAATTCTAatgattattaatatttttactattaacatGTTCCTAGAAATATATTCTAAATACGATTCTGCCATAAAATTTTTACAGCGCCACGAACCCAATCACAAAATATCGTTCGGAGCGTAATGTGTTAAagttaaaagtaatttttttgacaaaagtatattcaaaaattaaacaaaaaaaaaacagaaacacacgcgatttttctttttttttccaggGGGTGCAGGTATAgccatttacaaaaaaaaatttatctttCTTCTTCAACACAAGGTTTAGAAGTCTTTAGAATTCACAGTATTCGAGATAAAATGTTTCCAAGTTTCCCAAGTTTTCCCAAAGTCCACCATTTTTGgaccatttttattattttatttaaacattattctataacttttttttacGCAGTTTTAGGTAGATGCAATGCTAcattagaaagaaaaataaattttcctTATAATGTTCTATTATAGAATGATATAGGACTAATTTTATCAAGATAAGGTTCttcaaagttttctacttttaacgattttACGTTAATCTTTTTCGGTTCTTAATCggctctttttaattttatttaacttatttTCTGGTACATTTAGTAATATGCTCTAAATAAAAAgcttattttttgtattttaaaatagccCATTGTAAAATCGAGGGCTAACGGTAACCAAGATATGGTTCGTCAAATTGTAATGCTTGCAAAGATTTGTATATAACTAAATGTACAAAGAAAGAATACTCCAGGCGCAGTTGTCACACACGAAAATGCCACTCAACCTGTAAAACTCATACAaagaagctgaattttgctgagaatgttcaTGTTTGAACCTCAAAAAAGTTGCAAAGTAAGTTTCAGAAAGTGCACTCCTACCCCCGGGTTTTCCCCTAAACCCTCCTCTCATAGGAGAGGGGGAACAGTATACATTTATTTACCAAAAGTCTATACGCggtggaaaaaatattttaaacaaaatatatatgagatagttttaaaaaattagcaCTTTCTCTGTCTTATGAACccttctctcagaaacaacacttgaagcgttgagaatggttcattctacacaaaaagtgctaataaatatttttgtttaaaattatctcagctctaaatttcttgtttgaaacattttttcttatgttgtatagattcttggtaaatctatGTTTTGTCCCCCCTACTAGAGGGcgttttagggagaagcccggTGGTGGCAAACTTTCTTGCATCTTTTTTTGTGGCCCCAAAactgacattctcagcaaaattcagcttgacTAGAAATTCTAACTAGAGACTAAAAGaacaatacaaaatacaaaattacaatagACTATTTTAAAGTACTGAAAATAGTCTTTCCTTCTTAGTTGGTAATGTATTTGGTAATGTatttgagaaatttaaaaaaatagctgTGAAAAAATCGTTTAAAgtaaaaaactttgaaaaaccgtGTCTTAACCATAATAAGTCCTAGAACCTTCCACAGTAGACTATTTTTAagctatttattttttctttttatttaatgtaaCACTACAAATACCTAAAACTGCGTGAAAAAGTTATAAGATCAATTTTTGCGAAAAAAAGATATCCCAAAAATAGTTTAAGTCGCAAATTTTGAAAAATCGTATCTTTGATACTGTAAATCCTAAAGACTTGTACCCAACGTCATTTTAAAACCTAATAAATGAGGTTTTTTGTGTAAAGCAATATCCATATCTATATGCTAGTGGAAAACAGTTATGGGGCAAAAAGAAAAATAGCGTGTTTTCCTGctttttttgttggttttttgAACATCTTTTTggcaaaataaaattatttttgactttaaaaggTGACACTTCCatagaaaaacttattttattttgaacaaGTTTTCTGTAGATGTATATGTGCGAAAAGATCATACAATTCACGAAAAATGCACCCTAATGCATATGGACTAATTCATCCCTTTCTTAAAACTGCACCGCTTTAATTGCTACGACTCcacggttttttcatatttggttCATTGAGTTCATTaaacatatgaaacaataaaactcctttaatGTAGTTCCTATCTAAAGTACATAAACAAACGTTGGGTTTAGGTGTAGAAAACACTTACATGGAATGaaagataatttctttttttattttaattaacgtgtctcgactaCGAGGTCATTGACACGATGAcagtataatacaatataaagtATATACAATTTTACATTTGACAATATACAgtacttattttttatatttttatcaaatttaaccGTTACACATAATTATTAAACTTAGAGTTTACTAAGCACTTGGAtgtcttttatatatttaaacaGGTTTACAAATTTCTGAGTTTCACTTaacatttctttaatattatctcCCAACTGGTGTTGTTTTCTGTTAGCAGAAAGATGCGGACATTCTATAAGAAAATGTCTGACTGTTACCAGATTGCTGCAATGGCCGAATGAAGGGGGATCGGTAGATGCCATTAGAAAGCCATGTGTAAGACGAGTGTGTCCAAGTCTTAATCTTCTTAGAATAATCTTGTGTCTTCTGGGCATAGGTGGTAGCTCTAAGGAAGGTATAACTGGTTGTATCTCGTGTAAGTGACTCTGAGTTGTGTTCCAATTAGCTTGCCATTTGTCATATATACgctttttaaacattttcttaatatcaTTATGCAACTGGATATTTGATATAGGTATATCCAAAGTAGAAGCTTCTTTTGCAGCTACATCTGCAGCCTCATTTCCTACAACTCCTACATGTGAAGGTACCCAGACAATAGTGACAATTACTCCATGATCCGTAAGTTTATTACATATGTCATGTATTAAATTTACCAGAGGATGATCTGAGAACATGTTTTTGATTACTTGTATTGATGATAAGGAGTCTGTGCAAATCGCTACATTGCGATCAGTTGGTTCCAACATACGAAAAGCCTCGACGATACCGAATAGTTCTGCAGTGTATACACTACAAACGGCAGGAAGTTTGATTAGTTTTGTAGTGCTGAAAGAGGAAACAACAGCACTACCCACCCCTACATCATTTTTAGAGGCATCTATATAAAGAACTTTACGAAACTGATTTCGATTAAGTATGTCTAGGAACAATTGTTTAATTATAGCTTTAGAAGTATCATGTTTATTGAAAGAGCAAAGGGAAGTGTTGACATTCGGAAGTTGCTTATGCTACGGAGGATGTGTAGAGATATAAAAGAGTAAAGTTGCAGAAAGATCAAAACCGTCGAGAATAGAATTTAGTATGCAAGAGAGGGGTTGTGCAGCTCTAGTGGTCTGAGAATGATGAATGAAATTATTTGGTTGTATAATTAGTTGATAGTGAAAtgagaatttatttaactgctatatttttattcaatttataatgtctttattaattctaatttaattttcttatcttaatttattaaaaagcactatgatttatattaatttatttaaccacttaatacataatttattttaggcgaacgtaacaattaaaatcgcgagcgcgtcgtcagaattaactgtcctcttccatgaaagctccgttattatatatcaaaacacagccggtcgagaattcagcctgattatactagaaggtcaatccgtgtcatcgtttcgaccgttttctggaaggtccgttcaggtaaatagaagcctctcgtaaaatctaaaacataaacatgtgaataaaaacatgtttacaggtttttaatatgactcatatttttacgtaacaatagaCTGGATTTTGTGGATTGGCTGATAAGCTAGCTGCATATGACAAAAGAAGATGTTGTCTCCTTAACCAGAGTGGTGGTTCGTTAGCTTCACAGTACATACTTTGAGCTGGGCTAGATCTGAAGGCACCTAAGCAGATCCTAAGACATGTATTGTGTACGGAGTCAAGAGCTTTCAGATGTGACTTGGAGGCAGACATATAGACAAAACTACCATAGTCTATTTTTGAGCAAATAATGGATCTGTAAACTGTAAGCAATACCTCTTCGTCGGCTCCCCAATGAAAATGTGCTAAACTTTTtaggatattaatattttttaagcagTTGCCTTTCGTTTCCTGTATGTGTGTATTCCAAGTAAGTCTGGAGTCGAAGGTCAGTCCTAAGACTTTATGATGATCAATAACATCTAGTAATACTCCGTTGTATGTCAAAATTGGATTATCTTTTGTCGTTTTTCTGCTAAATCTCAtgattttagttttttgagaaGAGAAGGAAAGCCCAATATGCCTCGACCACCTTTCTATATTATCAATGGCTGTTTGTATTAGTCGACAGGTTGTTTCGGTATTCTTTTCTCTGCAAAAGAGtacaaggtcatcagcgtataatgCGTGTTTAACTGGAAGATGAATACATTTGCCTACATCATTAAATGCCAAACTAAACAGAGTTTTGCTTATAacagaaccttgtggtactccattaTGTTGAATactgtagcagtcacaactgctaacatataattaattaatataatttattattaaaatcctaaaacccctcagaatcccgtttatgaaacgtttatgggcaatagacgagaacgatgcgcaagtgtaacaactacaggtcaagaggcgctcagctaaggtcagttttggccaacaactcacactgagaggtttatttctccaagcctttaccggcacttttcgtcttaaaatcgggtagaaaatctgggattggatttaatattttccccgaacatcaagggagaaattggaacaaatgataaagaatcttgattgaaaaaccgacttccaaatctatagaaatgaatatttaagacccggcttccaaacctaccgaaataattatttaaaacccaggtgagcaattaaatcttttagttttataggcctatcattttattgatattttcattgtcttttgaaatattaaaagtgtaaaatcagagttttctcatatgtatcatgtggccttgagcctagatcgttaatttatcggacacctaattagttttttctgttttttttttgtatacctactcggtataaaaactttcatgcctaatttactagatattctttaaatgcgcagacgcaataaatagacaggatgacagtcagctgatgaaataaaatgtttgtttattgtggtaattcgatgtaagagtatgtgttgacagtcatctttgggtgccttgatgtttctctaaatgttattttttgtagatttcacccgattaggataacgtttaatattggaattagtttaaccaaacacctaattcaacccattggtaaccaggaaccgattgtctccagaaccacagcgttcttcttcattcgtttttttcggagcctcaaggatcgtcagagtcttaaggggacttatccaggaccgctgtagtgttgtgacagacattaacaactagtttctcagggttaaggtttttcttgtaatttacaactttgtatatgcatataccaaggttagtacttattacagtttttgtaacatctataaaaagttaggtaaatagttattaattaattaaactagattcattgatagggaaggggttcatgatttttgtatagcgggttTTAAAAGgcaagggaagaaatttatgtatcagggtttttaaaaattatatatatatatatatctttccgagtctgttggccatactcatcacatttgatcactttagatatctcccagcatctatgtgtaagcataacacttacacatagatctggtgtttagctgcttcgacacatattagtcgtatatttgttaggtaaggtagtttcttttgtataaccgtcacggtttttttttagtatttatattacctaccttacctatctaggatttaactttcgtaactaaccttagtgttaagatttcgcttctcccatggacttagattatagatttactaatacactttttcgtttggcccagtagtggggatatttaattttgtcgtggctttttggtcctcgcataccgtagccccactactgtaattatattttctatatatatataggtgagttttgttagttgttaatattataaatatatttgttacaagtagttttgcttttatttcagttcctgcttacagttataatatggcagaacaaggtcaatagtgtcttttcggtttttaaacattattacagggtattaaatcaatagtactttattccttgttgttcataacttcatttattttttttgttaatttccttcagaaattagctggcgtccattttagtattttcctaggcatctccgtatattctcttatcttaccccttttatagttccagattttccggtgcattattatattgtattcttttggttaaaagatctcttttccccttatctcaaagccaaaacgcgctatctcagagtcttttccccttatctcaaagccaaattctctgtgttcttttgagctaagccattctttttattataacttctttgctagttcttctctaattgatcatctccttctccatataccacctcctaaattttatttaggtttcaattggcgcttttgcgtttgcaatttgAGTAGGTTTCAATTGGCTAGACCCAAACGTGGGGCCTTTTtttgcacgtacttttggctttatatctttgggttttttttctcccactttaatatctggttgtgtacctttggtgttgtatttaattttcagctgttttctttaactcttggtttcttaactgcaacattggttttgtatttcaatatttagtttatctacattatctattaaatatacccgtagtacccttgttttgctatattgtgggtagactgaataaattgcttttttttgattaactaaatatccatattggattaataataaataacataagtatatattaaaaaaggaaaaattatttaaatattttaaatttaactatcttaacactataaaagtccggagtagcaccaaagtaattcaccactgtctggaagtaacatttttttgaaatttctaggtttctcagggattgtagccgtaccttgcatctgagttcacgactggataaacaagcaaacaatactggtaaaataattcaattataataataacctggaaacatagagtaagttagactttacctattttatcatagtttccctcatatattttctggtatatttccaagttgtataaaatgtctgctttcaaggtagagcatctgttaggtccagaattagagtacgagttgagagtccggcacttaaacgatccatttttgacaacagtggaaaggaaaagggtagtgttgcgtggtgcattaaagcaagctgcagcaaatcggagttatgctgttctgtctgcttcccatcttaattttaaggacgagattgcggaaatagaggttactcttgcagatctggtggtcaaaatatggttcttttgttggttctcctagtgatactgccctatgctcgctatacttctcgcttaggtcatgttgcagctagagtccatctgttagaagctacaacagaggaagaggaggaagtgaagaggtctcttaattttcagggttctgattctggaaggtgaacttgattgtaaagtgattccacaggcacagtcaactcctcataatgctagtggtttcagtaaatccatttcccttcgttaagtctgctcctatttataaatggggtgtccatttttcaggtcaagataatgaaaatgtgttagtttcttagagaaggtagaatgtctgcgtatagcgcgtggtaacagcgaggaagagtgttactcttctgctgccgatttatttaaggattcagccttcacttggtatctcaataaccgaggtagttttgcttcatggcaagagttagttgccaaacttaggtcagattttcttccatataactatgaggacaatcttcttgatgaaattaagtctcgaaaaacaagctccgcaggagaaggtaactatatttgtaaatgagattgttagtttgtgtaaacggttggagactcctttgtctgagtcacatatcataaggatcattagaaaaaatttgttgccatcgtatcattctagtctggcacttacagatatttcttcagttgctgacttaacggaaaagtgtaagaagttagaggaagttttgtcatggtcttctgacaacgtgtctagagtccctattcatcagaatttcagaaataatgactcatcttattctgatagacccaattattcacggtctagtaataatagaaatttcagaaataatgactcattctattctggtaggcctaactattctcggtctggtaatgtctcttcttttaattcgaagcttacctgttggaattgttgtcagtcaggacatgggtattacgaatgtcctgagcctagaattcggttctgttatggttgtggacgtcaaggtgtccgTAAATGTTGAGTGTGAATTCTgttcgggaaacgacagaaggggtgggttggccctggctcctactcctcgtcaaaatacagggaatacaaacactgtccaaactcctctaaaaccaaggaaccagtttctcgagtctggatgcccaagcttccacaagccaaacatctcacgctctaccgaaagacaaaagaccacagaacggcaaataccaaccgaagagaggacaacgttagttgagcatgaacaccgtgattcttctgtagtttcttcaagtaatctcttgtcttcgtttgttgatttatatataaactcattgttagttcgaaaaaacaaggataatcgtccatatcttgaaatatctatcttagggacattcttgtttagctttactggacacagggtccaatatctctattttaggttctctaggtctggaatttctccagaattcaaatgtaaatataggaatagatcaaagtttgcaagtgactacagctgatggtcaaattcaaccaattttaggtcaattcactactgagatttctgttagtttttgtaaaagaatgattacattctttgttattccttcagttaagaattcagtcatcctaggtatggattttctaaaaacttttaatagtgaattaaattttactgaattttccttatctgtgtcttctttcaatatctcttgtgtcaatgctgttaaagatatgagtcgacttaatgctcaggaattagagcagttaatagtgtcatcacatcattctcttctatctcatcgaaaaaatcagttaggtcgaactcatctcatcgaacttcacattgatgttggttcgtcctaagcccttcaggcaatatcaatatcccttgcctcaagcctggcatgaaagtttagtaaaggaggtagatgaaatgcttaagttaggtattattgagcccagtacttcttctttttgtagccctctgtggctgacaaataagaaagatgggactttttcgtgtctgttttgacggacgtaaacttaacggtataactatgaacagagatgcttatcctatacctcgtatagatatcatcctaagtaaattacagaatgcaaaatttatttcatctatcgacttaaagaaggcgtttttacagattcctctcagcgaggagagtaaaaagcttactgcctttgcagtaaatggcaaaggattgtatcagttcactacaatgccttttggtcttgtgtctgctcctcagactatgtgtcgattaatggatttagtaataggtcctgctttagacccattttgtcaatactatcttgatgacattcttgtcattactcctgatttcgaaactcatatatctctgtattgcagcagttgtttcagcgtttaaaagacgcaaatttgactattaatttggataaaagcagcttttgtcgtgactctattaagttttttaggatatgttgtagattctcagggtcttcgtactgatcctgataagatgtcagcgattcgggatt
Protein-coding sequences here:
- the LOC140432102 gene encoding uncharacterized protein codes for the protein MFSDHPLVNLIHDICNKLTDHGVIVTIVWVPSHVGVVGNEAADVAAKEASTLDIPISNIQLHNDIKKMFKKRIYDKWQANWNTTQSHLHEIQPVIPSLELPPMPRRHKIILRRLRLGHTRLTHGFLMASTDPPSFGHCSNLVTVRHFLIECPHLSANRKQHQLGDNIKEMLSETQKFVNLFKYIKDIQVLSKL